From the genome of Bactrocera oleae isolate idBacOlea1 chromosome 2, idBacOlea1, whole genome shotgun sequence, one region includes:
- the TwdlT gene encoding H/ACA ribonucleoprotein complex subunit 1, protein MKAFILLSCVALAAARPEAGYAYNRPGGGGGSGGFGGGSGGFGGGSGGFGGGGGGGLGGGLGGGLGGGLGGGGGGFGGSSGGGGGFGGGGFGGGAGGGGGFGGGGIGGFGGGGGGGGGGGTTLVQKHIYVHVPPPEQEEVRPRPNIPIGQAQKHYKIIFIKAPSPPSYQAPIIPLQPQNEEKTLVYVLVKKPEDQQDIVIPTPAPTQPSKPEVYFIKYKTQKDGGGGGAIGGGGIGGGGGGIGGGIGGGIGGGIGGGIGGGIGGGIGGGGIGGGIGGGDGGYSGGGGGSGGDISAPSSNYGPPGKSGPY, encoded by the exons ATGAAAGCATTCATCTTATTATCCTGTGTAGCGCTGGCAGCTGCCAGGCCAGAGGCGGGCTATGCTTACAATAGGCCCGGCGGTGGTGGCGGTTCTGGTGGATTCGGTGGTGGTTCTGGTGGATTTGGTGGCGGTTCCGGTGGAtttggtggtggtggcggtggtggaCTTGGCGGTGGACTAGGTGGTGGACTTGGTGGTGGACTTGGCGGTGGCGGCGGAGGATTCGGTGGCAGCTCTGGAGGTGGTGGCGGTTTCGGCGGCGGCGGTTTTGGTGGCGGCGCCGGTGGTGGCGGTGGATTCGGAGGAG GTGGCATCGGCGGCTTCGGCGGTGGCGGcggtggtggcggtggtggtggcaCCACTCTCGTACagaaacatatttatgtgcatgTGCCACCACCAGAGCAAGAGGAAGTTCGTCCACGACCCAACATACCCATCGGTCAAGCACAGAAACACTACAAGATCATCTTCATTAAGGCACCATCCCCACCCAGTTACCAAGCGCCAATTATTCCCCTGCAGCCACAAAATGAAGAAAAGACACTCGTCTATGTATTAGTGAAGAAGCCAGAAGATCAACAGGACATCGTCATTCCTACACCAGCGCCCACACAGCCCTCCAAACCCGAAGTATACTTCATCAAGTACAAGACCCAAAAGGATGGCGGCGGTGGTGGTGCTATTGGCGGTGGTGGAATcggtggcggcggcggtggtATTGGCGGTGGAATTGGCGGTGGAATTGGCGGTGGTATCGGCGGTGGTATCGGCGGTGGTATCGGTGGGGGTATTGGTGGTGGCGGCATTGGCGGCGGTATCGGTGGTGGTGATGGAGGTTACTCCGGGGGTGGCGGTGGTAGTGGGGGTGATATCTCAGCACCTTCCTCCAACTACGGACCACCTGGCAAATCTGGACCATATTAA